Proteins from one Drosophila gunungcola strain Sukarami chromosome 3R, Dgunungcola_SK_2, whole genome shotgun sequence genomic window:
- the LOC128252370 gene encoding uncharacterized protein LOC128252370: protein MSSLRLTKQQHDHLSLLQRPAGDVVELCKSAFDYLINGPNPSRYETLAKKYSDSGSAEAVQQAVEALISLLISVTTRAGGDCVNMQAILRQTFPDLGDDVLEVLEQFVTSKRNFVEGSIKSANIRAYRLVNLDWRLEVRTASRSLLEQCHVVVTMKLYLHTEPKNENRELLAVDTSGRSEQELKAMQEDERLHRKDLLVQTDVSSLLHMIKTLEDALAESKTRRIRNIVDAIH from the coding sequence ATGTCATCCTTGCGCCTAACTAAACAGCAACACGACCATTTGAGTCTGCTCCAAAGACCTGCTGGCGATGTGGTGGAGCTGTGCAAGTCCGCCTTTGATTACCTAATAAATGGACCCAATCCCAGCCGCTACGAGACGTTGGCCAAGAAGTACTCGGATTCGGGAAGCGCGGAGGCAGTGCAGCAGGCTGTGGAGGCGCTAATATCCCTGTTGATAAGCGTAACCACCCGGGCGGGAGGTGACTGCGTCAATATGCAGGCGATCCTACGCCAGACATTTCCCGATCTCGGCGACGATGTGCTGGAGGTCCTCGAACAGTTTGTCACCAGCAAGCGAAACTTTGTGGAGGGCTCGATAAAGTCAGCCAACATACGTGCCTATCGGCTGGTCAACCTGGACTGGCGGCTGGAGGTGCGCACCGCATCACGGAGTCTGCTGGAGCAGTGTCATGTGGTGGTGACCATGAAGCTATACCTACACACCGAACCGAAGAACGAAAACCGCGAATTGCTGGCCGTGGACACATCTGGACGCAGTGAACAGGAACTGAAGGCCATGCAGGAGGACGAGCGGCTGCATCGGAAAGATCTGCTGGTGCAGACCGATGTCAGCAGTCTGTTGCACATGATCAAAACGCTGGAGGACGCGCTGGCCGAGTCTAAGACGCGGCGCATTCGCAACATAGTCGATGCCATACACTGA